The window CCGTCGTTGCCGAAAGAAAGGGCCACCAATCCCGGCCGCACCGCCTCGGAGCTATCCGCAAGCGCCAGCCGCGCCGCGGAAATGGAGAACGCGGCGTCGAAACTCTCCGCCGCATCGGCGCCGCCGCGCAGAAACATCACCACATCCGGCTTTGCCGCCGCCAGCGCGTCCGCCACAAACGCATCGGGAGTCTCCGCCCGGGCATCGCACACCTCGATGGCCCCGCGTTCCGGCACGCGATACGTGCGCCAGCCGCGGTGGGAATCGCCCGTCTCCACCGGCATGCCGCCAAGGAAATGAAGGATCGCCGGCACGCTCGTCGAGGCCGCGCCACCAATCACCATCACGCGCGCCGGTCGCTGCTCGAGGAAAAGTTCCCGCAGGGGCACGAGTTCGCGCAGGATCGGCTTCTGCACGCCGCCCGGCAGTTTGTCCACGAGCGACTCGAGCCGTTCGTAGAGCTTCAGCACGCTGTCACGGTTTAAAATTTGCAAGATCTTCGAGCAGGATGTCGGTGTGCGCGTCGGGCTTCACCCGGCGGAACACGGATTTGATTCGGCCATCGGGGCGGATGACAAAAGTCGTCCGCTCCGTGCCCATGAAAGTTTTGCCATACATCGTCTTCTGCACCCACACGCCGTAGGCCTGGACGATTTCCTTCGACTCGTCGCTGATGACGGGAAAAGGCAGTTCGTATTTCTCGATGAAACGCCGATGGCTTTCCGGCGAGTCCACGCT of the Chthoniobacterales bacterium genome contains:
- a CDS encoding peroxiredoxin, which encodes METIDLAPGAMAPDFEALAIGGAFGLEGGRVRLSELRGVAVVLYFYPKDDTPGCTTQACSMRDRWAHLKRPDTMFFGVSVDSPESHRRFIEKYELPFPVISDESKEIVQAYGVWVQKTMYGKTFMGTERTTFVIRPDGRIKSVFRRVKPDAHTDILLEDLANFKP